TCCATATCTGTGAAATGGCTGACTGCAATAAAACAATCATATTTCTTAACCACTGGACAATTATTAAATGACCCTGCTTCATTGATCACCATTATATTAACATCGTCTTAATTCAGCTTGTATAAATGTCTCAACCACTTTTCAGGCTTCTCTTGTCATTTGACATTAGATGTTGCTCAACTGGCCATATTAGTTGATGAGCCATTGACCTCCACTCATGAGTCTGTGGCGTTGATGTCTATGAAGGACAACGCAACGGCAGAAGACATTTATGCACACATATCAATGATAAACACTAGCACaaatatttaagaagaaattaaaaaaaaaaaaaaaaacatgtcacgaTACTTCAATAGAAATATTTCTCTGTAAATTGATCCATGTGATGCATTACATTTTTAgcctaatgcatgttcaaataaataaaaaaaaaaaaacattaccatacAGTACCTTAACTTCTTAGCACTAAAACAAGGATTTGTTATTTATAGATAATTATGCTATAATCGTAAATCTCTTGTCCCGACAAGATCTGGGACACAGTCACCATTAAGACTGCCTGACTTGAATACGAACCACCGTATTTCCTCAAGTAGTGGTCTTCCCTCTAATAGACTCAGTATGCCAATTAGTGACCACGTCATGCGTCATTTCCACTTGCAACAAATAGGCACTTGCCTTAGACGCTTCTGAGTAAAAAGTGATTCAATTCATAAACGTTattgcacacatacacacacatatacagtgaaACCCTGGTTGGTGCCGTTTAACTCCTTCCAGAAAGTTAGACTCTGAACAACCTATTAATTTCCCCAGAGAAAATGtactgttccagaaagccaaatatgcaaaaaaaaattttttttttggttttgcaaTTATAGTAGAAATGGTAAAATAAGCCCGAAGTCTGTGTCAGACTTCCTTCTTGAAGGTTGGTCATACGTCACAGCGTGTACTGCTACTTTGAAGGATTATCCTGGCACTATCTTGTGCATATAATCGCCAAGCTATTGAACAATGttggattgaaatgaaagcattgGCGAGTGCGTTTCTAATGGCGACCTGTGTTTaactcattttagtgacataGATTGCTTTGACTTCACTCTTCCAccaggtgtcactaatgttgcTTTTCACTTAAGCAACAACTCTCCAAATGTGTTCCGCCATATTCTAAACTAATGGGAAAATCGACAGAAACCGAAGCCTTCAttcattaactcattttctaccgcgggggttgctggagcctatcccagctgtcttcggtcaagaggcagggtacaccctggactggtcgccagccgatcacagggcacatatagacaaacaaccattcacactcacattcatacctatggacaatttggagtggccaattaacctagcatgtttttggaatgtgggaggaaaccggagtacccggagaaaacccacgcatgcacggggagaacatgcaaactccacacagagatggccaattgtggaattgaactcaggtctccgagctgtgaggcctgcgtgctaaccactaaccactgtgcagcccatgtaatattacattatgctatattatgtcttaaatgaatcattttctcttactatgtcgactataacatgcaaactccagaaagagaggctgtgaggcctgcgcgctaaccactcgggacaccgtgcagccggaaACCACAGTGGAAATATTTGACGTTGACCAACGCTatctgaggttccactgtatgttatGTGAAGACAACATCTTTAATGCCGATTTGCAGAAGCTGGTTGACTTCCCCTTCCAGTTAAGATCCCCTCCCACTGTGTTTGAAAATAATTGATCACTTTCTGCCTAAGGTTTTTCTTTATCAATGTCAACATCATCTTTGTCCGATAAGCTGTCTTCTTCTGTGTAAAACAAGAAACTAATGGTCCAAGATATTTTTgcaaatacatatattaaataGTGTCTAATTACCCCCGAGCACGTCCCACCACATCCTTTTTCTCCAGCCAGTGTTGTCCCGGCTTGTACAGACCTCGATCATCCACGGCATTATTGTCCCCTTTGGTCAAGAACTTAATGTCGCCATTTTCCCTGGGAAGAAATTACATGCATGATTTTCAGGGTCACAACAATACATTAAATGCATCCTTTAATGTAATTCAGTTATACTTTTCGTGAACTTTAACTACTCTGTGAACTATGGGGATCTCTCTGCCCTCTATCCTGAAGACGACGATCTCTCCAGCTCTGATTGGGTCTTCGACACGGTTGGTCAGGAAGAGGAGGTCTCCTCGGTGGAAAGCTGGTTCCATGCTGCCACTGGAATTGACAGGGAAAGCAAAAACTGTTGTTGGCTAACAGACAGATTCAACAATTCCCTTCCATTTTCCACATGTACGGAACAGTTATTACTTTTAGCggtttctctgattatgtcaactatagttgcttaatgtgtgtgtgtaaaggtggTTATTTGGGTGTTATTGCATATATTTAAAACttcagaaacaggttttctatgcaatacCTTCTAACATATTAGgtttataaataatgaatcccactttgcggaaattcacttacttTTGGTCTAGCATGGAACTagttaaccatgataaacaagggattactgtacttgttGACAACTTTagttgcgggctgcacggcggttgagtggttagcacgcagacctcacagctaggataccaggtttcaattcaaccctcggccatctctgtgtggagtttgcatgttctccccgtgcatgcgtgggttttctccgggtactccggtttcctcccacattccaaaaacatgctaggttaattggcgactccaaattgtccataggtatgaatgtgagtgtgaatggttgtttgtctatatgtgccctgtgattggctggtgaccagtccggggtgtaccccgccactcgcccaaagacagccgggataggctccagcactcccgaccctcgtgaggataagtggtagaaaatgaataatatatagaGTGGAAGCAAGCAGTCCATTTTGAATGTCCTTGCATGGCTGGTGAATGCACTCTGCCTTACAGTCAACTGCCTCATCATAACTTGAAATAACTTCCATTAAATTGTATGACTTTTTCAGCGCATGTGTGATACTTTTACTCAAGTATTTCTGATGTTTTTCTGATGTTTTCCAAAACTATAGGAACTTACCTGAGTACAACCACAATGGGGCTCTCACTGCCGGTGACAACCATGAGTCCTTTCCAAATCATCAGAGCAGAGGAAACTATCATACCAAAGTTGAGCACCTGGTAATAGAGCTGGCGTGTAGATAGATCAAAGAGACTTGTGTCAGTAAAACCCCAAAGCAAATCCTGAATACTGGATAAACTGTTTTAAGTTGGCCATTGTAGGTCCTCTGAACTTCAGTGAATAATGCTGTAGTtaaatagctagctagctgttgCTCAAACCGGCTTTTCAAGACTACGTTGGCTTGTGTAGTAAAGCATTCAGATGCCTAAATGTTGCAAAAATGCAGCTTTGAAGGTGGCTAACAACTACAAAACAGCTCTGACGCGCGTTTAGCTTGGTAAAATTACACACGACGGCTAGTGAACGTTAGCTCTCTTTCCATACATGACAATCAAGACCCGTCACAGAGGAGTAAACCGAAAGGTTTTTTTTACCAACCTGCCGCTTGTTCATCCGACGAACATCGTCAAGAAAATCAAACGATAACATTGTGGcaaatatatatctattttttgTAAAGAAGCACCACCGAATTTGTATGAAAACGTGTTTACGTAGCGGGCATATGGATATAGCATCAAGCGGTTTAGACGCGCATCCTCGACTTCCGGGTATGCTCAAGCGGAAGTCCCGCCTACTCGCGCGCGCTGTGTTGAGCTGTCACTTCAGGATACGTGAAAATATTACCTTCCGTCGAAATCATTTCATCACCATTTTTCTTGCCCTTAAATCGTACTTTTCTCTTTATAAATACTTATTGGTGATTTTGTACTGCAAGtacattaaaagtgaaagcattaCTGAAGATCAGCACACTTCTAAAGCTCACAGGTCATAGTATTTATCCTGGATTTTTACGGTACACGGTATAATACCGTACTGTTCAATCCGCCCTGCACGGGGCAATCTGTCCTTATTTTGCACTGTGTGTGCCCATTTCCAAATGAGGGGACAGTCTGCTTATAAGCAGAAAAAAAGGTGAGTCATTCAATGTGGGAGCAGAGAACTGGGGGACAACAGCCTGGCCTGTTTCGCCATTGTGCATAGGCGACTCCCGATGTGCCCGTTGGGCCCTCCGCCTTCTGGCCTAGATCTCAAGGTGCGATGGATGCACCTACTTTTGTACACGTCAGTAAACAAAGATGAATACATAAGATGCAAGCAGCATCCTGCCATTcttgttggccacacagtcaggagatcctgtagagcaggggtctcaaactcaatttacttgggggccactggagctagggtctgggtgagactgggtcgcatcaggttttccaaaaaaaccccccaaaatattaaaattattaaaaacaaattaaaaaaaaaaaacttggttccaattttctacaagaaaagctctgataaaacattccactgttctcaaatatcttactttttatttttctacacaaaataagatgaaaaataaataaacaaatcaagaataaagaaatcaatcagtaataaataaatgaatataataataataataaaacggcaaataataaaaacttgagaaaccacatatagttggtgggtagacaaattatttttttcagattaaaatgaacaaagcattattagagccctgtagacatgacaaaacacgactatagtcacatttatactctttttatttacaacatattgcgcaactgcagggtcttgagacacatgctaactggcaaactagagagctagcgacctaaacagtagccttcaagttatttcctttaaacttaaatagccaaaaacttaccacttccacacggatagggaggataactattaacagttatttaacctttaacatgaacattaatcaaacgtaatatttttttctgggtacatgataccatacagcatccatatcaaacttgcacgggccgcgtgtttgagacccctgctgtagagctTCGTTCGTATCTCCGTTTGTGTGTTGGTTTGGGGGAAAGTTtatttaattatacatttaattatgcatttttattccCAATCCAGGAATGATACAATGATAAGGGCTTTGTGAAGATAATAAGCTTGTATCATAAAGCAAACATTCACCCTGTCTAAACAACATGGCTGTTAATAACAATGAATGGAATACAGCTCAGGATGAATCAAATGAACGTTCGCAAGAGAAAAACAAATGTTGGTCGACACGGGATCGTCACGTTTACATCCCGCTGTTGACTTGGTGTCATTTCCTGGAGGAAGTACCTTTGACTGACTAGTTGATAACGTTGTTTGGGAGCAAGCTGACCGTCGGTTTTAGATGTTGACCTAGTCTGTCTGCATTATGAGTGACAAATATGTCACACCTGCTCCAGCCATCATTAATAGGTCACGTTTACGTTACTAACGTGACTCACTAATACGGTTTTTCATTCGATTCCCACGGTACACTTTATCACCCACTAAACACTACAGTTCAATATTGTTAGAATATAATTACAGTAGCGTAGACAGTAAATTGTTTGTGTGGCTGCTGCAAATCAtttgatttaattaaaatgttcaCTGCTGTACTGTTAGAACGCCATGGCAACTACTATGTAGGTTAACAGGTTAAGACAAAGTCATTATTAATGTTAACGAAATACAGAAAGagttaaaatagaaatacaaatcACTATGGACAGAGAAactccatctattttctatgccgcttatcctcactagggtcacgggtatgctggagcctatcccagctgtcttcggacgagaggcggggtacaccctggactggtcgccagccaatcacagggcacatagacaaacaaccattcacactcacattcatacctatgggcaatttggagttgccaattaacctagcatgtttttggaatgtgggaggaaaccggagtacccggagaaaacccacgcatgcacggggagaacatgcaaactccacacagagatgaccgagggtgggattgaacttggtgtcctagctgtgggggctgcacggtggacgagtggttagcgcgcagacctgatTTGAGGTCATatctataataaaataatggataTGGAAATGACTCATCCCAGGGTTAAACAATGACAATCATAAACCTTTATTAACAGTATAGGCAATAACATGCAAACATTCTGATCCAtcaggccgagggtggaatcgaacttgggtctcctagctgtgtggcctactcgctaaccactcgtccactgtgcaacTGTATCAATGGTGATTAAAGACAATTTTAGTGCAGAACTGTATAAAGATGTAGAATGTTTTTTCACCACATTTTGCTACAattgcaagatttttttttatctattatgttttttcatttgGAGGACATACTAGATGTTAAAGTGTCATGTTAGGATACATCTACAGTGATATTTCCTTCATGCATGTATGACTTTAATCAACGCTAATGCCATAGTGTTCACGACATAACCATTTTAAGTTCAGCGTGGTCCGCTTATGGGAATGTGTGACCGAGCAGAATTGTGTATCCAAATGAAACTGCGTTAAACACAATTACGCAGTTGGTTTGTGATGACTTTACACTGCATTAAAATGATACCGCTGCATCTTGTTAAGGACATGTAGTAAACACATGACACCCCATGTCTAATCTCGCCATGTCGGAGTTGCTTTGCTGCTCTGCCAACATCCAACAACCGAAGGACTCCAGTGAGCAGTTTGCGAGGTTATAAAACGTGTCTCGTTGCTGTCTAGCTGGAAAACAtaaatagaatgaatataatggaatgtagaccagggttcaattccaccctcgggcatctctgtgtggagtttgcatgttctccccgtgtatgcgtgggttttctccgggtactccggtttcctcccacattccaaaaacatgctaggttaattggccactccaaattgtccataggtatgaatgtgagtgtgaatggttgtttgtctatatgtgccctgtgattggctggtgaccagtccagggtgtaccccgcctcctgcccgaagacagctgggataggctccagcacccaccgcaacccttgtgaggaaaaagtggtagaaaatgaatgaatgaataatggaatgtagaccagggttcaattccaaccatgggcatctctgtgtggagtttgcatgttctccccgtgcatgcgtgggttttctccgggtactacggtttcctctcacattccaaaaaaaaaacatgctaggttaattagcgactccaaattgtccataggtatgaatgtgagtgtgaatggttgtttgtctatatgtgccctgtgattggctggcgaccagtccagggtgtaccccgcctctcacccgaagacagctgggataggctccagcacccaccacgaccctcatgaggaaaagcggtagaaaatgaatgaatgaatgaatgaaccatagTTGCGTAGTGAGTAGCGTTAAAATTGTGGTCAACAGCCGCTTaccaccattttgtttccatatAAACCACTACTTTAGAATATTGATCGCCCATGTCTTGCATATAAAGTGAAATATTAGATCAACCAATTAGTAGGCATGATGTATGATATGCATCAAGGTTGTATTATTTCATGGTGGACAAAAACCTGCAGTGATAGCAGGTGACTTTCGCTGGCCTGGAGATAAAACTTTTCCTCAAATGCCAGCTCGTCTGTGGCATTTCGGCGTGTGCATGTGATCCTTTTCATATCGGCCACCTAAATGCTCGGCACTAGCTGATGCTAATTGGGGTCAACACAACAATGCACTTGTTAGCACGCTGGTCAGCCTTTTGCTGTTGTAGATTCCTCCTCCCTGTGTAacgttttctgcaaaaaaaatgactgatGAATGCGGATAAGCTGAGGATATTTTTTGCCAAATGTGTTTAATGTACTCTGAGCGCACCCCGTCGACCTGACGTCACATTGAGTCTCGTTAAATAAAACACAGCCTACACAGAAATATCTGCAGGGTTGCGTGGACTTACAATTctgtcatttgcagcatttataATCTCTTTATGGCATTCCAACAGAGGCGCCTGCCTACTAATGCAACTCTTTCGCTGTAATTTCCGCCACCACTTGGATAATAGTTTCATCTGAAAATTACTCACAATGGTTTGATAATCTTCCTCTCGAACTAATAGGATTTCTTTTTAATAGACACTGCGTGTGTAGCAGGAACTACATCACAAATTAAGTCTTTTACAAAGAGTTAACGCATGATTTACAATTGTGGTTAGAGTTTGCAACAGTGCTGAGAGCTGTATCTAATATTTAGACTCtgttaaatagtaaaaaaaaaaaggcaaccgAAGTGCAGTATTAGAAGAAGCTATCTGTAAGATTCCAGACACTCAATaattttatagaaaataattCCAGTTTTATATGCTGAA
The Doryrhamphus excisus isolate RoL2022-K1 chromosome 12, RoL_Dexc_1.0, whole genome shotgun sequence genome window above contains:
- the sec11a gene encoding signal peptidase complex catalytic subunit SEC11A gives rise to the protein MLSFDFLDDVRRMNKRQLYYQVLNFGMIVSSALMIWKGLMVVTGSESPIVVVLSGSMEPAFHRGDLLFLTNRVEDPIRAGEIVVFRIEGREIPIVHRVVKVHEKENGDIKFLTKGDNNAVDDRGLYKPGQHWLEKKDVVGRARGFVPYIGIVTILMNDYPKFKYAVLFVLGLFVLVHRE